AACTGTCTCGAATTTCCCCAACTCCCCTTGTGttcagatgaggctatgtaaacacggaaaaagtcctctattgcttttataaaatatgtCTCGACAATAGTTcgacaagtgaagaaaaatgctgtttattTACTTCTTGATAGAAATATACTTTCTTGATATGCGCTAATATTTCCTATCAgccaacacataaccaatccaaattcgtgtgatgtcacaacCGTGTtaacatactctcatctaaacacaattATTGATCAATGAGAGAGGCTGTACTATTCTAATTATCGTATAAATAAATACACAATCATTGCTTATGACAGAAGCGCAGTTGTAGGCTATGGCAGCATCTACTGATGTCTCTCGCAcgatttatgtaaaaaaaaactcCTACTCACACACAAAGACACACTCACGCACTCAAATAAGATATCAACTATCACAAACAAATAAGTGTCATTTTTATCAACTGTATTATTCAAATTTTTACGAATCAATATCTTACTTTTTTAACTAGCTTTCAATATTCGTGCCTTTGCTTTTGAAAGCATGAAACTGAGTAAGCCGTATTCTTTACTTTTCTCTTCCATTAAGCTCCAATTCACGGTAATTGGGGTCCATGGCAACCTTCCGACTGGTACTTAGTTTCTTGCTCTGGAGGTTATCGGACCAGAAGGCGCTACTGCAACAATCCATGTCCTGCCTATGGGGGTAGGCGCTGCAGTGGTGACAGCACGTGGGCAATCGATTGTGACGAATGTAGTAATGGCAACGGAGGATGTGAACATCGCTGCGTGAATTATCTTGGTTCTTATACTTGCAAGTGTTACCCTGGCTACAAACGTCGGACAAGCGACTTCAGACGATGTGACCGTGAGTTTTACTcattttctctttaatttgCATTGGTGACTTCGCTAATCATtcaattataatatttttacaattacAACTACTGCTGTACAGTAATGACGAGCAGGGACTGGGAGAGGCAAAAGGGGAAACAGAAACATTAGGCCCTAAAGGGATTTTGAGTTTATTTCTTTCTGGCTCAAACAGAGATGATCAAAATCTATCGCAAGACAGCTGACTACAGAAAGATAACGAATACCCGAACAATCATTTTCTCTAAAATTTCAGCGTTTTCCTCACCCTGCGCTAGTACAGCCAGTTGTTTGCAAAGAACTTTTGGCCGCAAGTCGAGTTGATTCAGTGATTCTCTGTGCGATACAAAATATGGAAATTAAAAAGAGAGTCAAAAAAATGATTAGCCAAAAACTGAGCAGGCAATAGACTCTTAGTCGCCCcgactttttcaagttttgatcGATCAACTGCACATGCGCGAACTATGACACTGTCCTAAGTTCAAATTGTAACATtgattcaaattcaaattcgcaCTGCAACGAACACTTACAACTGCAGATGATCGATGAtcgatcgaaacatgtcttgtaaactcacacttgttgtccattttttacgAATACTAGTTTGTCTGTCTGCTTTTATCGAGACCAAAAGGagtttaatttttaaagtaaGCCAGGTAACAAGATGTGGTAAGTACGAAATCTATAACAACTGATAAATGAGTGTTTCTTTGTTCAAAGGAATTTTCAAAACGTCGTATGGTTAACGTATTTCTCGCTCTTTTGAGTTTCGACACCTAAAGTGAAGCGCatgtctttttgtttgttttttgcaagGAATTACATGTGCTACAAGCAGCTGGCCATCTCCTAGCAACGGATACTCGTCATGTAGTGGTGTCTCTCAAGTGTATTACGGAACAAATTGCATTGTTACATGCAATCGTGGTTATAGAATCATTGGGCCTTCGGTTAGTCGCTGCGGTAATGATGGAATATGGTCTCCTAGTTCAAGACCCAACTGCCAAGGTAAGAAGCTTGAGTCTAAGATGACTTCTGGCCTCTTCTGATTCTAGAATTAGAATTATAAGAGTCTATGACTTTTCCTTTCTATAATTGAAACTGAACAAGGGTTGTCTATCACTTTGAATGTGTTTTGTGGGATGTCGATTAAAATACGAATTCTAAACACGCCGACATGTTATTCACCTTATTGATGAACGTAAACATTCTGTTATTGGGAAACACTTGAGGGAAGTAACATAATCAGGTGACGAAAGATCTTCCCGATCATTGTAAAGAAATGCCGCGGAAAGATAGATTATTTAATACATAAAATGCTCTTCATCAAAACAAGAAACCTAGATTGAACACTCAATCTGACTCTATTTAAGCAAGACGATTTAGTTGACATTTTTAATCATCCTCTGCACCTCCCAATCTACTGTTTGATCGTATGCACTGAGCTAAAACTGCATAATTTGAAGATGATGACGTGGAGTCATCGAAATTTCATTCACCATTGCTGATTTGTTCATCGAATACCTCAATTATTAGAACTGGAACTGGCTTTGCTTTAATAATCAAAACTTTTATCTGCCAAATGGAAATGATTAACATTCAAGTAATCGATTTATATTGGCCATGTAAAACGATTCTTGTGTAAGGGTAATACTTCGTGTCACCAACACCTTCGCCAGTaccatcaacatcatcatcttGGAAGAATCGCCGAAGGAAATAAAAAACTGAACACTCAGTCTTCTCCATCTCAGAAAGTCGAAGGAAATATGGCAGAAGGTGAAACCGCAACTTGTGATGCGTCCTTTCAAGAAGAACCAACGCTATCGCAATTGCGAGATATTTTAGTTAATCTGGAAAGCTCTGTGGCGGCAATATTACAAGACAATGCTAATCTTAGAGAAGAGCTCTCGCAATTTAGAGCGACTTTTCAGTCACATGGCCGCGACATTGAGCAACTTAAGACGAAGCTTGCGAAGGTCAtaagtgaaaatcaaacactTAGGACTGAACTTGATCAAACGAGAAAAAAGTTAAAGGATGAACAAGATGATACATCGAGAATGCTGGTGGAGCTGGATGAACTAGAGCAGTACAGTAGAAAGTCcttaggggcacccaacgagaatatagttaaaaaccacttaaacatagcattgtcaaacgtattttagtattttaacgGTAGATAAAGGCATATATTTATCCCCTAGAAatctttcatctgttcggatttcctagctgaacgtctagtgatccgaacatcatagggattaaaacttactttttcgaaattttcagccagaaaaaaggctcccgaaaattctaggtgacctttttagggtaacaatccgttaaaaatgggcaaatataccatttttcaaatgttcgaaagtcctaggagaggcaggcaagcaagaaattttacaacaaatgttccgaaaattctagatctcaaatcgtcttccgaacagatattttccgaaaattgatgttgggtgcccttgaagtCCTCCCTGGAAATTTATGGAATACCGGAATCGGCGTACGTGTCAACAGATGAAGCtgtgttgaagttggcgagagcTCTGGACGTAGAAATATCTTCAACTGACATCGACATCTCACACAATATCAAGCGGAAAGGTAGAACTTGTATCATTGCTAAAGTCATCCGCCATAAAACTAAAACGAACGTGTACAAGAAGAGAACTAAACTGAAGAACATAGGTTTGAGAGATATATTTCCTAGTTTCGCGAATACCACTTCGCCCGCTGATTCATCACGTATTTTTATTAATAAAAGCTTGACAGCTTACAGACGAGGTCTCGCGGCCAGAGCAGCCAAAATGCGACAGGATAGCGCTATTCATAGCTTCTGGACTATCGACGGTAAGGTTTTCGTTAAAACTTCCCCAGAAGGGTCTCTGAACAGGATTGCTGGTGAAAACGGCTTCAATGATTTATAAATGCCACCAGAAAATGTAGGTATCTCGATTATTACTTTTATTATGCTTTGAAATGtcttttatttaaatcctttttttttttttttcaagttgtctttgGGAGGGAGGGGGATGAAAGAGAGCTCGTTTAGAGCTTTTCGGCTCCATAGGGTATATAACGCTATAAATTGAGGTTTTTTAGAAATCTATCTGTTGGCGTtttgtgtattattattattattattattattttttttttttttgctttaactttgtcgtgtttttgtttatcttttattACTGACTTCTTTGCATGCAAGAGAAACTAAGGTGTGGTATTATTTCTTTAAATGTACGGGGATTGAGGGATCAAATCAAGAGGCGAAGTATTTTTTCGTATTTAAGAGATCAAAAGGCAACTTTctgttttttacaagaaacttaTTCAAATTCAAATGACGAAGTGCTATTGGAAGCTGAATGGGGAGGTGATATCGTGTTTTCTCACGGCTCTTGTCATAGCAGAGGCGTCTGTATTTTAATTGACCCAAAAGTCAAAGGAAAAATAGAGTTGTTATTTCAGGACAAGTCTTGATTACCTCACAAATGAACGTTCTAAAGGTATCTCTTTGTAATATATATGACCCAAACAATTCAGAAGATCAGCTTCGGTTCCTGCAGGAATTAAAATGTTGTTTAATAGACAAAGCGGATATCACAACACTAATAGTTGGAGGCGACTGGAATTGTGCCCTTACGAAAGAGGACAAAAGTGGTGAAGCCCCGTGGAAACCAACCACATACTGTAACTCCCTGTTAATTACGATGGACATTTTCGACCTTATGGATATTCAAAGAATTCGTCGTCCAAATGCGAAGAAATTCTCCTACGCGTCAAAAGCACTGAAGATGAGATCACGAATAGATTTTCTAAtttccaaaaaattgaaaaactttGTAAGAAAGAACGACATACAACCCTCTATCGCACAGGATCACAATTTAATATACCTGTTGTTGACATGCACAAAAGAAAATCCCAGAGGACCAGGGTTGtggaaatttaataattctTTATTAACTGAAGAGTATAGCGCTAAGATTCGTGAATTGTACCCAATGTTCCGCGAAAAACTCTCTTATGTTGAAGATATGCGACTTTTCTGGGAAATGCTCAAGATGGAAATCCGGAATGTTACAATCTCCTTTGCCAATGGAAAGGCGAATTTGGTTAGAAAAcatgaaagagaaataaaggaGCGATTCGACAAGTTGTATAAAGAAATGTCATAGCGCTGATTTGAATAACGTGGATCAAGAACTAAATGAATATGACGAGCTTAAGAACGAACTTAAACTAATCTATGAAGTGAAAAGTAAAGCGACTATATTTAGAACTAAGTGACCAAGTATTTTTTCAACCTAGAAAAAAGGAATTACAACCGAAAGGTCATTAATGAAATTTAAACCGAGGAGGGCGCATCCATAAAGAATAATAAGGAAATTTTGGCGAAAATTGAACAATATTATAGTGATCTTTACCTGTCCAAAATATTACTGGATTATCCACAAGAAAGTTTTAATAAGTTTacacaaaatgtaaaaatgccaaaactttcAGACGAGGAAAAGATGTCTTTAGAGGGTTACCTGACATTTGAAGAGTGTCAGAAGATATTAGAAACCCTACCAAATGAAAAAATCACCCGGCGAAGATGGATTTACGGCGGAATTTTATAAACACTTCTTTGATTTGGTGGGGTATGATCTTGTTGGAGGCCTTAATACAGCCTACGATATTGGGCAACGCATTTCTTTCGAAAATGTGGTAGTCTTCGCTTTCTGTTAAGGTGTAACTACCATACTTAGTAGGCCTACCAAAATTTTATAGGGAcgctctttctttcttctccgaGCTTAAATctctttataattataattatagcaaAGAAAATCTCCTGCTTAACAACCAGGATATTCTAATAGATGGTAAACCTATTTTTCTTAAGGAGTGGTTTTCGAAAGGTGTTGTTTCAGTTAAAAATCTGTTTCATGAATCAGGCCGCTACCTTACCTTTCAAAAATTTCTTTCGAAGTATAATTGTAAATCAAATTTTCTGGAGTACTATCAAGTTTTAAGCGCAATACCAAGCTTTATGTCAAAAAAAGTGGGAGAGATGGATAACACGAGCGTGGAGGGTTTTGTCCAAGGGGCCCCATCTTTTATGCTAGATGAGAACATAGTGTTAAATTTAGACAAATTAAAATTGGAATTAAAAGTGAAAGGGACTGCTTGTATTGCGGTGAATCAGATTCCATAGACCACACTTTTCTTTACTTCCAATTCACTTTGTCTTTTATTCGTCAAGTGGTGGGGTGGTTTAATTTAATGCCACAAACAATACTAGTTTCAATCCAGAACCTAAGGAAATAGTGTTTGGCTTGTTCAAGCAAAGCTTTGCTGGGCATGGGGCTGTAAGAGTGTTTAATTATACTTTTTTATACATGATGTATTACAACTATTCAAAGAAGCTAAAAGAGAGCTGTCTGAATTTGTTAAcaagattaattttaaatacaaggttaagaaatttacatgattaatttactttattcgcccTCTTTGATTAATCACTCAGTTCTCGTGCATGTCAGTATGCGATTAGCTGCTTATTACATCCTGTTTTGGCTTGCATGTCAGATCAttagttgtatttgttttctttttcttaattatatgtatcttgtgcaatgtaaacttctgttatgttaaataaaaaataaaataaataaaaaataaattttaaaaaaatcatcatCTACATGACGGTCACCAAAACCATCTCTATCTAAATCACCATGACCACCACCATCTTCAATATCACCAtgaccaccaccaccaccaacaCCATCTATATCACCATGACCACCACCATCACCATCTATATCACCATGACCACCATCATAAACACCTGTATCACCATGACCACCACCATGAACATCTATATCACCATGACCACCACCATCACCATCTATATCACCATGACCACCATCATAAACATCTGTATCATCTTGACTACCACCATCAGCATCTATATCACCATGACCACCACCATCACCATCTATATCACCATGACCATAACCATCAACAT
The DNA window shown above is from Montipora foliosa isolate CH-2021 unplaced genomic scaffold, ASM3666993v2 scaffold_382, whole genome shotgun sequence and carries:
- the LOC137987699 gene encoding uncharacterized protein, which translates into the protein MVIDRDGGSCADIAGDGGGHSDIGGNGGSHSYTDGDGGGHGDIDGDFGGHGATDGDIDVNGGGHGDIDVDGYGHGDIDGDGGGHGDIDADGGSQDDTDVYDGGHGDIDGDGGGHGDIDVHGGGHGDTGVYDGGHGDIDGDGGGHGDIDGVGGGGGHGDIEDGGGHGDLDRDGFGDRHVEKILGHLVLNIVALLFTS